The DNA segment GAGACCATGAGTCCCATGTATCGGTATCATTTGAGAAGTTATAAAAAATTTCTCTTTGAACGTAATAAACTCTTAAAAAATCCTAAACTGGATTTGTTGGATGTCTATGATTTTCAGCTTTCCAACCTCGGAGCGAAGCTACTTAAAGAACGACTTCAAACCGTCAAAATTTTAGAGGACGCAGCGAAAGTCCACTATAAAAAAATCAGCGGCTCGGACAGCTTCAAAGTCACGTATCTCTCTACTTTAAAGTTAAATAGTAATTTGGAATCGAATTATCTGGAAGTTTTTAAAACTCACAGACACGAAGACCTCTTGAAGAAGACGACGACTCACGGCATTCACCGAGATGATATTGACTTTTATATCAACGACTTTTCCGCCAAACATTATGCATCACAAGGCGAGGTGCGTTCTATTTTATTGGCTTTAAAACTTGCAGAAATGGATATTTTAGAACAGACAACAAAGAAAAAACCTCTGCTCCTACTGGATGATGTTTTTTCTGAATTGGATCGGGATAGAGCAGGTTACTTAATAGACAGTCTGCATGATGTACAGTGTTTTATTACCAGTACCAATTTAAATAGCGATAACTTTACAGGTCTTCGTGCCAAAGTGCACAAGATGAACTAAGGAGTAAGTATGACAGAAAAAAATTCACATTATGGCGCCGAGAATATTCAGGTTTTAACCGGACTTGAACCGGTTCGTAAGCGTCCGGGCATGTATATTGGTTCCACGGGTCAAAAAGGTCTGCACCATCTTATTTACGAAGTGGTGGATAACTCCGTGGATGAAGCCTTGGCCGGCCGATGCGATACCATTGCCGTCACATTGAATGACAACGGTTCGGTGAGCGTTATTGACAATGGTTCAGGGATTCCTACAGCTATTCATCCTCAGACAAAAAAGAGTACGGTGGAAACCGTCCTGACTATTCTTCACGCCGGTGGGAAATTTTCAAACGACGCCTACAAAGTTTCCGGCGGTCTCCATGGCGTTGGGGTGAGTGTGGTCAATGCTCTATCTACAGAGCTTATTGCCGAGGTCAAGCGGGAAGGCAAACTTCACCGTCAAACTTTTGCTCGAGGCAAAAGTACCAGTAAACTGGAAATTATTGATACTGTATCGGAAGAGGACACAGGGACAAAAATTACCTTTACTCCGGATGGGGAAATTTTTGACACTCTGGAATTTGATGCGGATATTCTCATAAAGCGTTTCAGAGAGATGGCCTTTCTCAATAAAAATATCACGATTATTTTTACCGACCTTCGAGGTGTGAGTGATGGCGATGAAGGACATAGAGAAGTCTTCCACTATGAAGGCGGTTTAAAGAGTTTTGTGGAATTTATTAATAAAAAGAAAAATGCGATTCATAAAGATGTTGTCTATATGGACCGGGAAAAAGACGGTGTGGATGTGGAAATTGCTTTGCAGTATACCGATGCATATTCCGAAACTGTCATTTCTTTTGCCAATAATATTAACACCGAAGAAGGCGGCAGCCATTTAAGCGGTTTCAAGTCCGCCCTTACTCGTACCATTAATGACTACGGTCGGACAAATAATCTCATAAAAGATAAAGAAGATAACCTCTCTGGAGACGATGTGAGAGAAGGTATTAGTGCGGTCATCAGCGTGAAGCTTCCCAATCCGCAGTTTGAAGGTCAAACCAAGGCAAAATTGGGTAATTCCGAAATCAAAGGGGTCGTTGAATCTGTTTTTGCTGAAGGGTTAAGTGATTTTCTCGATGTCCATCCGAAAATTGGAAAGGCTATTTTAGATAAAGCGCTTTCTGCTCGACGTGCGAGAGAAGCAGCTCGACGGGCTCGAGATCTTTCTCGCAAAAAAAATATTATGGACTCTATGACGCTGCCGGGTAAACTTTCAGATTGTCAGATGGCAGGTAAAGATGGGACGGAAATTTATCTGGTGGAGGGTAACTCTGCAGGCGGGAGTGCCGTAGATGCGAGAGATTCAGTTTTTCAAGCGATTCTTCCTCTTCGAGGAAAAATTATGAATGTGGAAAAGGCGAGATTGGATAAAATGCTTGCCAGTGAAGAAATCAAAGCTATGATTACCGCCTTTGGTACAGGCATTGGGGAAGACTTCGACATCACTAAGCTAAGATATGAAAAAATTATTATTATGACTGATGCAGATGTGGACGGTGCCCATATTATGACGCTGCTTCTTACGTTCTTCTTCAGATATATGCGTCCTCTCATTGAAGAAGGTCATGTCTATGTGGCTAAACCGCCACTCTTTGGTATTATGAAAGGTATCAAGCCACTGCGTTACGTCTATGACGAAAAAGAATTAAAACGTGCCTTAGATGAGATGGGACGAGATAAGAAGTTCGATATCAAGCGCTACAAAGGTCTTGGGGAAATGAATGCCGAGGATTTATGGGAGACTACCATGGATCCGGAAAAGCGGATTTTACTCAAAGTGGAACTCAACGATTTGGTACAGGCTGATGAAACTTTTGATATGCTCATGGGTTCTGAAGTGGAACCTCGACGGGAATTCATTGAAGACAATGCCATTTTTGTTGAAAATATTGATGCGTAAGGAGATGTCATGACAGAATATAGACATGGAATAATAGAAGTTGACTTAAATAAAAAAATGCGTAGTTCGTATCTGGACTACTCCATGAGTGTCATTGTGGCTCGTGCCTTACCGGATGTGCGAGACGGATTGAAACCGGTTCATCGTAGAATTATCTATGGTATGCAGGTTCAAGGTCTTGTACCTACAGGACCTTATAAAAAATCGGCACGTCTGGTGGGGGATGTTATGGCAAAATTTCACCCTCACGGGGACTCTTCTATCTATGATGCCACTGTGCGTCTGGCACAGGATTTTAATACCCGCTACTGTCTTGTGGACGGTCAGGGAAACTTTGGAAATATTGATGGCTTTGGTGCCGCAGCTTATCGATATACGGAAGTTCGCATGTCGAAGCTCGCTCAGGAAATGCTTCGGGACATCAATAAAAATACCGTAGACTTCCAACCAAACTTTGATGAAGAAGAAATGGAGCCGGTGGTGCTTCCATCTCGTTTTCCAAACCTTCTTGTCAACGGTTCCGCCGGAATCGCCGTAGGTATGGCGACCAATATGCCGCCGCACAATCTAACTGAAGCCATCAACGGCGTCATTCATTATATTGATAATGAAGACATCACTGTGGACGAGCTGATGCAGGATATTAAGGGGCCGGATTTTCCAACCGGCGCTATGATAATGGGTCGTGAAGGCATTCGGGAAGCTTATGCGACAGGCCGAGGTAAAATTCAGGTTCGTGCTGTGGCAGAATTTGAAGAAGTGAAAAATAAGACAAAAATTATTGTTCGGGAAATTCCTTACGGTGTTAACAAATCAAAGCTTGTAGTAAAAATTGCCGAGCTGGCAAAGAATAAAGTTATCGATGGCATCACGAATATTGTGGATGAATCCACGCGTAAGGGTATTCGTATTGCCATCGATTTACGACGAGATGCCAATCCCCATGTGGTATTGAATAAACTCTATAAAAATACTCAAATGCAAACCACCTTCGGTATTATTAATTTGGCTCTGGTTGGCGGTGTACCGAAGGTGCTCAATTTAAAAGAGCTCATCCGCTATTACGTGGATCACCAAATTGAAGTTGTGAGCCGTCGAACCAAGTTCGACCTTGATAAAGCTGAAGCTCGCAAGCATATTGTCGAAGGACTTCGTATTGCACTGGATAATATCGACCGTATTATTCAAATAGTGCGCTCATCCAAAACAGATCAGGACGCCAAGGACAAATTTTTGGAAGAATTCGGGTTGGATGATATACAATCTCAGGCTATTTTAGATATGCGCATTCGTCGTTTGACTGGTTTGGAGAGAGAAAAGCTGGATGCGGAATATGATGAGTTATTAAAAACTATCCAATATCTTCAAAGTATCTTGGATGACCATGGCACACTTATGGGTGTTATTAAAGACGAACTGACAGAAATTCGAGATAAATATGGCGACTTGCGCCGCACCGTTATAAAACAGGCGGAAGGGGAAATTGAAATCCAGGATATCATTAAAGAAGAGGATGTCATCATTACCTTGACCCAAAATGGCTATATGAAGCGGATGCCGGAAGGAACCTATAAACCTCAAAAGCGAGGTGGCAGGGGCATGAGTGCTACGCGTCCGAAAGATGGCGACTTTGTCTATGATCTTTTCATCACCTCATCCCATGATTCAATTCTGTTCTTCACTAATAAGGGCAAAGTTTATCGCCTGATGGCTTATGAAATTCCGGAATCTACCCGTCAGTCTAAAGGGACCCAGGTGCGTAATCTTTTAGAAGTGGACCAGGATGAAGTTATTCAATCTATCGTCTATGCTAAATCTTTTGACACGGACTCCTATATCTTTATTGCTACGAAAGACGGTACCGTAAAACGGACGCCAATGGCGGAATTGAAGACAATTCGTAAAAATGGTCTGATAGCTATCACTTTAAAAGAGGGTGACAGCATTGTATCAACACGGATTACCTCAGGCAATAACGACATTTTACTTGCGACTAAAAAAGGTAAAGCCATTATTTTCAATGAAAAAGATGTCCGTCCAATGTCGCGTACGGCTATGGGTGTGAAGGGAATCAGTCTTGATGCGGATGATGAGTTGGTAAGTATGGAGCTCTCAGAAGCGGATAAACACTTACTGATTGTATCAGAGAAGGGCTATGGCAAAATTACCCCACTGAGTGAATATCGTATTCAATCTCGAGGAGGGAAAGGTTTGATCACCTATCGCATAAAACCAAAGACAGGTGATGTTATCTCTGCTAAAATAATAGAAAAGAACGACGATGTGATGATGATCAGTTCAAATGGTGTGATGATTCGCACTCCAATTGAAGGCATCAGTGTGATGAGTCGTGCAACAAGCGGTGTCAAGTTGATGAATATTACCGATTCCGACATTGTTGCTGTGGCAAAATATATAGGAGACTAAATGGCTTTTACAGTTAAATTTGAAAACAAAGATACATGGATCATCATGCCACAAGGTGAGCTGGATATTTCAGCAACTGAGGGTTTTAAAAATGATGTCATTCAAAATTACAATGAGGATAAAAAAGACTTATTGTTGGATTTTAAAGACTTGGATTACTTGGATTCTACGGGCTTAGGTTCGCTTATCAGCATTTTAAATACGATTAAGGATGACGGACATACCGTTACCATTCAAAACGTGAAACCTTCCATCAAAAAACTTTTTGTCATTACTAAACTGGACACTGTATTTAAGATAGGAGACTAAATGGACACCATTCAACTCACTGTGCCTCTCAAGGCGGAGTATTTCAGTTCTGTGCGCTTGTTCGTGTCGGGTCTTTTAATGAGTCATCAGGTGGATTACGACACCATTGAAGATGTGAAAACAGCCGTTAGTGAAAGTTTAAACATCGCTTTAAAATGTCATTGTGCGCACACCTCCACGCTGAGCATTGATGTGGACGACAACCAAATGAAACTTTCCATAAGCGGTTTTGGCCAGCAATCAGAAAAGGAAACCGAAGATATCCAAATGGCTAAAACTATTATCAGTTGTTTAGTGGATGCTACCATTAACAACGATACACTGCTTATGACGGTAAACTTATAAATCATGACTAAAGACGAATATTACAAATTAGGACGTAAGCTCACCAAAGAAGAACGCAAAGAACTCTTTCGTGAATATGACCGAACCAAAGATCCGCAGATTCGAGACATTCTTATCGAAGAACACCTCTACATTGCAGAAATTCTTTCAAAGAAGTATGCCGGCAAGGGCATTGACTACGAGGATATTTATCAAGTGGCTTCCATCGGATTAATTTATGCCATTGATCGTTATGATCTTACTCGAGGTTATGAATTTTCTTCATTTGCCACACCGACTATAATCGGAGAAATCAAAAAGTATTTTCGAGATAAGGGTTGGACGATTCGAGTACCTCGACGGATTCAGGAACTGTCGAAGAAAATCAATCTGGCTAACATTCATTTATCTCAAAAGTATCAGCGTACACCTAAGGTGGAAGATATTGCAGAGTATTTAAATGCCACACCAGAAGAAATTTTGGAATCGGTAGAAGCTTCCAAAGCCTACTCACCGCAATCTTTGGACGTAAGTTATGATACCGGTGATGACAAGGAGATTAATCTCTCCGATCTCATTGGGGAAGAAGAACAGTACTATGACAAAATTGAAGTCAATGACTTGTTGGAAACGGCAATGAAAGACTTAAATGAAGTGGAACGGACTATTTTATTGGAGCGCTATATCAACAAGCGTACCCAGGTGAGCATTGCCAAAAAATTGGATATCTCTCAGATGACCGTGTCCCGCATTGAAAAAAAGGTGCTGAAAAAAATAAAACAGGAATTGAAAAAAACCATGGGCATTTAAAAAGGAGGCAGCATGAACCGCCGTAAATTTTTACTGAAATTGAATAAAATTGTCTTCTATTTTGAAGTGGCGATTTCTGTGATGCTTTTAGTAGGTATCCTCATTTCTGTACCGGATATTATTAAATACTACTTCACCATTTTAGGAAGTCCTGCCAAAGAATCGATGAACATCCTTCGGGATCTTCTTTCTCACGTATTTCTTTTGGTTATAGCCATGGAGTTTATACTGCTTCTTGTGGCACATAACGACGCGACCATCATCCATTTGGTCATCTTGGTTATTGCGCGCAAAATGTTGATATACTCCGACCATTTAAATGACATTCTCATAGGGGTTATATCCCTTGCGGTGGTCTTTATCATCAGAAAATATTGGATCCAGACCGCCAATTCCAAAGAATTTATTATGTTTGGAGAGAATAGGATCTTTTCCGCATCCTCTATCATCTCCAAAATTAATGATCGCTACAACTACGATATTGAAGCTGAAGGGATAGAAACACTTGGCGGATTGGTCTCTCATCTCTTGGAAGAAAAGGGAGAAGATCCGGAAGTCGGCACCATTGTTGACGATGGAAAGTACATCTATGAAATTCACAGTCTCTATGATGAAGGCTTAATTGAAGAAATTTCCATACACAATATCAAATAACACTTAAAAACTAACGGCGACTTTATTGATCCTATTTAGTCCGGCAATAAAGGCACTGTTAGTTTTTTTTATGCAAAAAGATAGGGATGGTAAGTGCATCATCGCTATGGTATAGCATGACATGATAACTTCAGTTAAAATAAAATGTAAATAAGGAGGTTTATCGTTGTGGTATTGCAAATACATTTATTTGGAAGAACGGAAATATTCCTCAATGGCAAGAAAATTCATTTTTCTTATCAAAAAGCTATGGTCTTGCTTCTGATACTGTCAGATAAAAAATCGTACCATCGACATAAAATATGCCAATTATTGTGGCCTGATAAAACTGAAAAAAGTGCTAACAATAATTTGAGAAGCTGTATTTATGCCTTAAAAAAAGTCTTAGGACCAAGCAGTATTATAAGCGAAACCAATTCTTACATCAAATTAAACGATACGATTGAAGTCATCAGTGATATGGATCAAATCAATCATTGTAATGGGACGCAATTCGAAGATATACACAAGCTTCACGATTTTATAGGTTATTACAGTCAAGAAATATTATCAGATTTAAAGTTTCCTTTCAGTTATGATTTGGAAGAATACTTAGAAAATCTTATAAAGAAGCATTATGATTGTCTGTATTGGAAAGCTGATGCATTTTTGAATCAATTTATACAAGACAATCTTCCAGAATGTATCATTGCCATTTCTGAATTCATGATTCAATTTAATGTATACAATAAAAAACCATATATTGAACTGATAAAGGCGTACAATACCTTGGGAAATTACACGCAAAGTACGGCTGTCAAGCAACAATTTAAAGACATCTTTTATCATTCGAGAGATCCATTTATTTCAAAAATCCCACCTATAAAAAACAGTTTTTATAGAGAAGAAGAAATTGCCTGTATTCTGGAAGCAATCGTCAACTTTCA comes from the Peptoniphilus equinus genome and includes:
- the recF gene encoding DNA replication/repair protein RecF (All proteins in this family for which functions are known are DNA-binding proteins that assist the filamentation of RecA onto DNA for the initiation of recombination or recombinational repair.), whose product is MRLSKLHLLNFRNYGRAYFEPDPGMNLLIGPNAIGKTNLLESIYLLVSARSFRTVNAEDMIKKDRSESVITGLVEDGVYEDRLEIHLKREAKNTYAINEEKFNSRTYQKDYNAVVFTPQDLNMVRLGPQERRWYLDTLLETMSPMYRYHLRSYKKFLFERNKLLKNPKLDLLDVYDFQLSNLGAKLLKERLQTVKILEDAAKVHYKKISGSDSFKVTYLSTLKLNSNLESNYLEVFKTHRHEDLLKKTTTHGIHRDDIDFYINDFSAKHYASQGEVRSILLALKLAEMDILEQTTKKKPLLLLDDVFSELDRDRAGYLIDSLHDVQCFITSTNLNSDNFTGLRAKVHKMN
- the gyrB gene encoding DNA topoisomerase (ATP-hydrolyzing) subunit B yields the protein MTEKNSHYGAENIQVLTGLEPVRKRPGMYIGSTGQKGLHHLIYEVVDNSVDEALAGRCDTIAVTLNDNGSVSVIDNGSGIPTAIHPQTKKSTVETVLTILHAGGKFSNDAYKVSGGLHGVGVSVVNALSTELIAEVKREGKLHRQTFARGKSTSKLEIIDTVSEEDTGTKITFTPDGEIFDTLEFDADILIKRFREMAFLNKNITIIFTDLRGVSDGDEGHREVFHYEGGLKSFVEFINKKKNAIHKDVVYMDREKDGVDVEIALQYTDAYSETVISFANNINTEEGGSHLSGFKSALTRTINDYGRTNNLIKDKEDNLSGDDVREGISAVISVKLPNPQFEGQTKAKLGNSEIKGVVESVFAEGLSDFLDVHPKIGKAILDKALSARRAREAARRARDLSRKKNIMDSMTLPGKLSDCQMAGKDGTEIYLVEGNSAGGSAVDARDSVFQAILPLRGKIMNVEKARLDKMLASEEIKAMITAFGTGIGEDFDITKLRYEKIIIMTDADVDGAHIMTLLLTFFFRYMRPLIEEGHVYVAKPPLFGIMKGIKPLRYVYDEKELKRALDEMGRDKKFDIKRYKGLGEMNAEDLWETTMDPEKRILLKVELNDLVQADETFDMLMGSEVEPRREFIEDNAIFVENIDA
- the gyrA gene encoding DNA gyrase subunit A, with protein sequence MTEYRHGIIEVDLNKKMRSSYLDYSMSVIVARALPDVRDGLKPVHRRIIYGMQVQGLVPTGPYKKSARLVGDVMAKFHPHGDSSIYDATVRLAQDFNTRYCLVDGQGNFGNIDGFGAAAYRYTEVRMSKLAQEMLRDINKNTVDFQPNFDEEEMEPVVLPSRFPNLLVNGSAGIAVGMATNMPPHNLTEAINGVIHYIDNEDITVDELMQDIKGPDFPTGAMIMGREGIREAYATGRGKIQVRAVAEFEEVKNKTKIIVREIPYGVNKSKLVVKIAELAKNKVIDGITNIVDESTRKGIRIAIDLRRDANPHVVLNKLYKNTQMQTTFGIINLALVGGVPKVLNLKELIRYYVDHQIEVVSRRTKFDLDKAEARKHIVEGLRIALDNIDRIIQIVRSSKTDQDAKDKFLEEFGLDDIQSQAILDMRIRRLTGLEREKLDAEYDELLKTIQYLQSILDDHGTLMGVIKDELTEIRDKYGDLRRTVIKQAEGEIEIQDIIKEEDVIITLTQNGYMKRMPEGTYKPQKRGGRGMSATRPKDGDFVYDLFITSSHDSILFFTNKGKVYRLMAYEIPESTRQSKGTQVRNLLEVDQDEVIQSIVYAKSFDTDSYIFIATKDGTVKRTPMAELKTIRKNGLIAITLKEGDSIVSTRITSGNNDILLATKKGKAIIFNEKDVRPMSRTAMGVKGISLDADDELVSMELSEADKHLLIVSEKGYGKITPLSEYRIQSRGGKGLITYRIKPKTGDVISAKIIEKNDDVMMISSNGVMIRTPIEGISVMSRATSGVKLMNITDSDIVAVAKYIGD
- a CDS encoding STAS domain-containing protein, whose protein sequence is MAFTVKFENKDTWIIMPQGELDISATEGFKNDVIQNYNEDKKDLLLDFKDLDYLDSTGLGSLISILNTIKDDGHTVTIQNVKPSIKKLFVITKLDTVFKIGD
- a CDS encoding ATP-binding protein; its protein translation is MDTIQLTVPLKAEYFSSVRLFVSGLLMSHQVDYDTIEDVKTAVSESLNIALKCHCAHTSTLSIDVDDNQMKLSISGFGQQSEKETEDIQMAKTIISCLVDATINNDTLLMTVNL
- a CDS encoding SigB/SigF/SigG family RNA polymerase sigma factor — translated: MTKDEYYKLGRKLTKEERKELFREYDRTKDPQIRDILIEEHLYIAEILSKKYAGKGIDYEDIYQVASIGLIYAIDRYDLTRGYEFSSFATPTIIGEIKKYFRDKGWTIRVPRRIQELSKKINLANIHLSQKYQRTPKVEDIAEYLNATPEEILESVEASKAYSPQSLDVSYDTGDDKEINLSDLIGEEEQYYDKIEVNDLLETAMKDLNEVERTILLERYINKRTQVSIAKKLDISQMTVSRIEKKVLKKIKQELKKTMGI
- a CDS encoding transporter associated domain-containing protein; the protein is MNRRKFLLKLNKIVFYFEVAISVMLLVGILISVPDIIKYYFTILGSPAKESMNILRDLLSHVFLLVIAMEFILLLVAHNDATIIHLVILVIARKMLIYSDHLNDILIGVISLAVVFIIRKYWIQTANSKEFIMFGENRIFSASSIISKINDRYNYDIEAEGIETLGGLVSHLLEEKGEDPEVGTIVDDGKYIYEIHSLYDEGLIEEISIHNIK